The DNA region AGGCGGTGTAGCCGCGGGCTTCGAAGGTGGCGCGAAGCCCTCCGGACGGAAAGGAGGATGCGTCCGGTTCGCCCTTGATGAGCTCCTTGCCGGAGAACTCCATGATGACATTGCCGTCATCGAGCGGGGAGATGAAGCTGTCGTGTTTTTCCGCCGTGATACCGGTCATCGGCTGGAACCAGTGGGTGAAATGGGTGACGCCCTTTTCGACGGCCCAATCCTTCATTGCGTTTGCGACCACATTTGCAACGGTGATGTCCAGGATCTTGCCTTCGCGGACGGTTTTTTTCAGCGCCCTGTAGGTCTCCTTGGGAAGGCGTTCCTTCATGGTCGCATCGTTAAAAACCATGCTGCCAAAGATGTCCGGTACGGTGCTCATATAAACACAACTCCTTTTTCAAATAGCAACGGCGCCTGCGGACCAAGGTCCACAAGCGCCGTTGCTTTGCATGCTCACAGTATAGACGTGTAAAAAACAGATGTCAAGTATATTTTGCAAGATTTGTGAATGTGTCCTGCAAAATTCGTTCTATAAAGGCTGGAAATGTTTGTTTTATACAACATTTCGGGGAAAGCTGCATTTTTTGATTCAAAATTCTTGACAGTGTGTCCACTTATAAGGTATCATTGCCACATTGGACAAAGACGTTCAGAAAATGGCGCCGCCCGCGCGGCCGCCGTTTTCTGAACGTCTTTTGCGTTAAGCTGTTTATCTGAAATGATGGAGGGACTTTACTATGTTGCAGGAGGATCTGAATCCGCGGCAGCGCGAAGGGGAAATCCGAATCCCTTCCGGCTGTGCCATCAGCGGCATCTTCCAAAAGGACGGCAAACGCGTTTCGGGAGACGCGATCATCCGTTCAATCGCCACCATGCACGACCGTTCGAACGGCTTGGGCGGCGGTTTCGCGGGCTATGGCATCTATCCCGAATATAAGGACGCGTACGCGTTCCATGTCTTTTATGACGACGCTGATGCAAAGGCGGCCTGTGAAAAATACCTGGAAGCGCATTTCGACGTGGTGAACCTTTCGAAAATCCCAGTGCGCAAATCCCGCAGGATTGTGAACGAGCCGCTCATCTGGCGGTATTTTGTCCTGCCGCAGCACAACCGCCTGGCGGACAGCCAGCTTGACGAGGCGGAATACGTCAGCCGCTGCGTCATCCGCGTGAACACCCGGATCGCGGGCGCGTATATCTTTTCCTCCGGCAAGAATATGGGCGTGTTTAAGGCGGTTGGTTTCCCGGAGGACGTGGGCGAATACTACCGGCTTGACGAATACGCGGGCTACTGCTGGACCGCCCACGGACGTTATCCGACCAACACACCCGGCTGGTGGGGCGGGGCGCACCCGTTCGCCATGCTTTCCTATTCGATCGTGCATAACGGCGAGATAAGCTCCTACGACGCGAACCGCCGCTTTATCGAAATGTTTGGTTACAAATGCACCCTGCTCACCGACACCGAGGTCATCACCTATATCATCGACTATCTCGTGCGTAAGCAGGGACTGACACTGGAAGAAATGGCCAGCGTCATCGCCGCGCCCTTTTGGTCGACCATCGCGGGCTACCCGCCTGAAAAGCGGGAGAAATACACCTACCTGCGGAACGCCTTTTCAAGTCTTCTCATCACCGGCCCGTTTTCCATCCTGCTCGGCTTCGACGGCGGCATGATGGCATTAAACGACCGCCTCAAGCTGCGTTCGATGGTCATTGGCGAAAAGGGACAGACGGTCTATGTTGCGAGCGAGGAATGCGCTATCCGCGCACTGGAGCCGGAGCTTGATAAAATCTGGTCGCCGCGCGGCGGCGAACCGGTCATTGTACGGCTTAACGAAGGAGGCGCGCGGTAATGCCTGTGAATTTTCTCTATCCCGAATATGAACTCGTGCGCAATCACGACAAGTGTATCACCTGCCGCGTCTGCGAACGCCAATGCGCGAACGAAGTGACGCGCTATGACGCCGAGCTGGGCCGTATGATCAGCGACGACGCGAAATGCGTCAACTGCCACCGCTGCGTTTCGCTCTGTCCAACCCACGCGATCAAGATTGTGAAGAGCGATCACACCTTCAAACAGAACGCCAACTGGACCGGCGCGGCCATTTCGGCAATTTACCGGCAGGCGGGCACCGGCGGTGTGCTGCTCTCTTCGATGGGAAACCCCGAGCCGTTCCCGGTCTATTGGGACAAGATACTCATCAACGCTTCCCAGGTGACGAATCCGTCGATTGATCCCCTGCGTGAGCCGATGGAAACCAAGACCTTTCTG from Anaerotruncus rubiinfantis includes:
- a CDS encoding class II glutamine amidotransferase, which gives rise to MLQEDLNPRQREGEIRIPSGCAISGIFQKDGKRVSGDAIIRSIATMHDRSNGLGGGFAGYGIYPEYKDAYAFHVFYDDADAKAACEKYLEAHFDVVNLSKIPVRKSRRIVNEPLIWRYFVLPQHNRLADSQLDEAEYVSRCVIRVNTRIAGAYIFSSGKNMGVFKAVGFPEDVGEYYRLDEYAGYCWTAHGRYPTNTPGWWGGAHPFAMLSYSIVHNGEISSYDANRRFIEMFGYKCTLLTDTEVITYIIDYLVRKQGLTLEEMASVIAAPFWSTIAGYPPEKREKYTYLRNAFSSLLITGPFSILLGFDGGMMALNDRLKLRSMVIGEKGQTVYVASEECAIRALEPELDKIWSPRGGEPVIVRLNEGGAR